A window of Mucilaginibacter robiniae genomic DNA:
GGCCATTCTGGCGGGTTAAACCACCGTTTTCCTGGAACCACGAGAAAGCATCATGATCCAGCATTTCGGTCCAGGCGTAGGCATAGTAGCCCGCAGCATAACCATTGCTCCAGATATGCAGAAAGTAGCTGGAACGGTAGCGTGGCGGCACTTGGGGTAAATCTACCTGAGTTTTGTGTAAAGCCGTTTTTTCAAACTGATCTACATCCTGTAAAGGCGCGCCAGCAGGTAGCGTATGCCATTGCATATCCAAACTGGCGGCAGCTAAGGCCTCGGTTAAGGCATAACCCTGGTTAAACGTAGCAGCTTTTTTAATTTTATCAATTAACGATTGTGGCATTGGCTGACCGGTTTTATAATGAACCGCATAGTGCTTAAACACTTTTGGGTCGGATGCCCAATGCTCATTAAATTGCGAAGGGAACTCTACAAAGTCACGTGCGGTATTTGCGCCCGAAATGCTAGGGTATTGCTGACTGGCAAACAAACCGTGCAAACCATGCCCAAACTCGTGGAACATGGTGGTTACATCGCTAAAGCTAATCAGCGCCGGCTGACCGGGAGCTGGTTTGGTAAAGTTACATACGTTGTAAATCACGGGCTTGGTACCCATCAATTTCGATTGCTCTACCAGGTTACTCATCCAGGCACCGCCTTGTTTGTTATCGCGCTTAAAGTAATCGCAGTAAAACAAGCCTAATTGGCTGCCATCTTTATCAAACACGTCAAAAACACGTACATCTTTCTGGTAAACCGGTAAGTCTTTGCGTTCTTTAAACGTTAAGCCATACAGTTGGTTAGCGGCATAAAACACACCATCCTGCAAAACCTTGTTCAATTCAAAATAGGGTTTTACCTGGTCTTCATCCAAGTCGTATTTGGCTTTACGCACCTGCTCGGCATAGTAGTTCCAGTCCCAAGGTTGTAACTGAAAGCCGCCTTTTTGTTGGTCAATTACCGTTTGTATCTCACCCGCTTCCTGGCGGGCTTTGGCGGTAGCCGCAGGTACCAGTTTGCTTAAAAACTGTTCTACCGCTTGCGGGTTTTGTGCCATTTGATCTTGCAGTTTCCAGGCCGCATAGTTCGGGAAGCCCATCAGCTTGGCTTTAGCCGCTCTGATTTCCGCAATGCGAGCAATTGCCTTACGGGTATCGGTACTATCGCCTTTTTCGGCGCGCGTCCAGGAAGCTTCAAACAGTTTCTGGCGGGTAGCACGGTTAGTGAGGGATTGCAATGCGGGTTGTTGCGTGGTGTTTTG
This region includes:
- the dcp gene encoding peptidyl-dipeptidase Dcp; amino-acid sequence: MKTLSYFSVMAILAVSMSCNNRSATSDSSISSSNPFLQPSNLPLQAPDFSKIKDSDFKPAIEEGMKQQQAEVQKIADNPEAPTFENTLVAMEKSGQLLNRVNHVFNLLSAANTNPELQKVQEEEAPKLSANSDAIYLNPKLFKRVAAIYQKCDALKLDAESKRLVEYYYQQFELAGAKLTDDQKNELKKLNGEEATLNAKFTNQLLAASKAGALVIDNKVALAGLPDNQVEAAAQDAKAANQSGKWLIPLQNTTQQPALQSLTNRATRQKLFEASWTRAEKGDSTDTRKAIARIAEIRAAKAKLMGFPNYAAWKLQDQMAQNPQAVEQFLSKLVPAATAKARQEAGEIQTVIDQQKGGFQLQPWDWNYYAEQVRKAKYDLDEDQVKPYFELNKVLQDGVFYAANQLYGLTFKERKDLPVYQKDVRVFDVFDKDGSQLGLFYCDYFKRDNKQGGAWMSNLVEQSKLMGTKPVIYNVCNFTKPAPGQPALISFSDVTTMFHEFGHGLHGLFASQQYPSISGANTARDFVEFPSQFNEHWASDPKVFKHYAVHYKTGQPMPQSLIDKIKKAATFNQGYALTEALAAASLDMQWHTLPAGAPLQDVDQFEKTALHKTQVDLPQVPPRYRSSYFLHIWSNGYAAGYYAYAWTEMLDHDAFSWFQENGGLTRQNGQRFRDMILSKGNTENYNTMFRAFRGHAPDIHPMLVNRGLIAK